gccccctcgcgctcgcgctcgtcgcgtagCCGTAGACGCAGTACTCGGGGTTTCGTAACAGCGCCAGCACCGTCTCCTCGAGCACGTAGTGCAAACCCTCCGTGGTGCTGGTGTCCGCCTTGTCCGCGATCTTCTCCAGGTCCAGCTGCAGATCCCTGGCCATCCCGAGGAGACCGATCTGCACCTTGAccaccgcgatggcgtcgccgccgagctggatgccgtcgccgccgaacatgTTCTTGATGTTGTCGAGGAAAGCCATGAGGACGATGGCGATGAACGCCAAGGAGACGATGTTGCCGAAGCCGTAACCCATGCCCATGCCGTAGCCGTAGCCGCCCATGGGCACGAAGATTGTGGGCGCGATCATGCTTCgggacgtcatcgacgggcccgcggacatcgtcgacgaggacgagtaGCTactggacggcgacgagtagctcctggacggcgccgcagcTCGGAAGGACGACCCGCCCATGCGCCCCGATgatctcgccgcgagcgcgtcggacggcgcggcgaggacgagggaagcggcgagcgcgaaggctgccgcgcccttcgcggcgcccttccaccacggcgcgctggagtcgtcgccggcgatccTCTCGAGCTCAGAGGCGGGGCGCCTGGTGTTCGATGCGGGCGGCTCGGAGGCGGAAGCGCGGATCGcgagcgcacgcggcgaagcgcgacgacgcgcgaggacgcgaaggGGATCGAAGGTAACCCCGGATCTGACGATGATGCGCCCCGGAGCGTTGGTGACTGGggaggcgcgtcgcgtcgcgcgggccgcgACATGCACGCGGGGGAGGATGGTCACGGACGAAGATGCGAGAGACATCGTCGAAGGTGGCGGCACGCTCGTCTGGTGCGTTAGAGTGCGTACAgcacgcggggcgcgcgcttCTCTCAGTGGCCGGCCCGATCGATGCCAGCTCATCGATATTTGAGCGAAGATTCCGAGCCGCGGGATTTGTGGGCACCTTCTCTATCCGCACCACGCCATCACTACCCGACGCACGATGGAGTCACCTTCCGGCCAGGAGCAAGCCCCTGGTGCGAAGAGGCAGAGAAAGGGAAAGAACACCGAGCCTCCCAATGAGGATCCGGACTTCACGCACTGCTGCATCTACAACGTCAGCCACGCGGATCTCGTGGTCTGGCTGAACTGGTTCAGCCAAAAAGACGATGCTGCGTGCGCTAACCCCCGAACTGACGGGCATAATCTTGACTTCATGGACACCAAAATTGATACCGGACCCAACAAAGCGGGTGACTTCGTGGAAGCCAAGAGTGGACGTATGATGCTGCAGAGATCGCTGTGCAGGCCAAAGTTCAGTTGCCAGGTGCGTTCGCCCATGGCTCCCAAAAGAATAAACAAGATTTGACAACTCACCCCTTCGCAGAGCAAAGTCGCCGAGGTCCTGGAGAGAGCTTGTCGTCGTTATTCATCTGATCTATGGTTGCCATGGTGGACAGAGAAGGATACGGATATCAAATACGGTGATTTGTCCAGGATGACTCCGGGATGTCCAGGGATGAATCAAACTAACCTCGGTGGTGGTCTCCCGATGGGCATCGACACGAGACTCAAGATGGGCGTCGAGCCGCGAGACTTATGCTTTGACGACTTCCACTGGCACCCAGAGTCAGCGCCCTTCCACGAGGAACTGCGTGCATATGAGAATCACGGAACAAGTGCAGTGGCGTGCTTCCCGCTGCTCACGGTGACGCTCCACAAGTGGCTCACCGGGTTCAACACCAAGACTCCCGAAGAGGCGctccgagccgccgccgccgccgccgccgcgaaccacagacagccccgcgcgtcccaaTCTCATCAGTGGCCCGGTCCcagcctcgcgacgtccccggagcacacccccgcgcggcgcccctccGCGAACGAGCTTCGCGGCCCCTCGAGCCCACCGCGGGAACCCAAGATTCGAAGAGTCGTCTACCTGGTCACGGGCTTTGGCGATCCCGTGGAGGAGTCCCACTCGCCCGAAGCCaactccaccgcggcgacggctcggcTGATGAAACTGTTCATCAACCTGACCCACCCGAACGTCGAGGTCAAGCTGGTGGactccggcgcgggggtgttCCGGTACGACGAGAACGTGCGTTTCTTGCAGACGAACCTGCGTCCCGCGTTGGAGagagagcgcgacgcggtggctcgGCGATGGGGCGAGGAGTGGCCGAATCGTTTTAAGCTCACGATGGCGCTGTGCGGCGGTGCACCCGCACGGCTCcaggcgctcaccgccgcgttccgcGACATGCAGCCGTACCTGCTGCACGTGTGGCGGCTGAAGACGTTCTGGCACCAGGGGTTGCTCCGAAGGGACGACGTGGACATGCAACGGTGGGAGCAGGCGgagggggcgccgccgacgaggtcaaCGCCGGATGCTCTTCGATCGTTCTTCGCGCCCGGTGGATTGACGCGACACGAACAGAAGGTGGCGGACGAAGACGCGCGGCTGGTCACCGGCATGGTCCAGGAGATGAAGAAGCATCGCGACGTGTTCCTCTCGATGTCGCACTCTAAACACGAGCTCGGAGAGTTTTGGCTGCGAAAGACTCAGAAACCCGTGCTCGCCGTGCTGTGCGTCCGCAGGCGCCGGGACGgcccggacgacgccgctcacggcgacgcgaagccgCAGTACTTCCGAGGCGTGAATCTTGAGGTTTCCATGCCCACGGGGTCGCTGTGCAGCGAGCGAAACGCGATTGGaaacgcgctcgcctcggacCCGGCTCTTCGAAGGAAAGACCTCTTCGGCATCGCGGTGCTGTCGCTGGGTAAGGGTGACAtaggcgcgacgagcggcggcggcgtgggaggcggGGCGATGTCCAGGGAGTCGTCGTTCGTCAACCttgcgcagctcgcggcggggaacGGCGGAGACGATCTCTCGCTGTGCCGGCCGGTgacgggcggggggggcggccgcggcgacctcaaTCCGCTGAAACCGTGCGGCGCGTGCAAGGAGTGGCTGCTAAAAATCGCGGAGGTGAACCCCGGGTTCAAGGTGCTGATGTTcggcgacgtgagctgcgACGATGTGTACATTAAGAACGTCTCGCAGTGCTGACCGGGACTCACGCGGATGACGTCCCGGTCTCGGGCTTTGCGACGACGGTGGGCATTGGCGGCGCCTTGCCCTCGACGACTGGCCCCGCCCCTGCTCCGTCCTCGAGCGACAACGAgacgacctcctcctcggggggTTCCGGCGACACCGGCAGCGAAcgctccggcgtcgtcaacggcgtcgtcgacggcgtcgtctcgACGCTCGAGCTCAGCCGGGCGGTGAACCGTTTGAACACGAGCCTCGATGACGGCGAGCACCGGCCGCAAAAATAGGTACTCCTGGGAAACTGCacaacctccgcgtcgtcgtcgtcgctcggcatcgacgccctGTCCGTGCCGAAGTACagcgtcccgtcgccgccgaccgccgcgaacacCTCCGACGTGCATTCGccggacatcgccgcgaggatcaTGTCGAACTTGGTGTCGACGAAGACCACGAACCAGTCGCCCGCAAACTCGCGCAGCATCCGACGCACGTCTTTTTCCTTTGGCATTCtccccatcgtcgccgacgcctgcGCCTTGGCCCGCGCGCCGGAGGTCAGCTCGGTGATGGAGGCGCGCCTGGGCTTGACCACGACGAACGGCGTGGGGCTGTGCGACCGCGGGGAGTCCGGGTCCTCGGGAGTcacgggccgcggcggcggcggcggcggcggcggcggcggtttggGCTCGGCTCCGGGGATGGCGCCGAAGGCTGGAaacgccttcgccttctgcgccgccccgccgcccagcgcgcCGAGTAAACCGCCCTGCATGGCGCGGATGGACGTGAGCGCGGCCTGCGCCTTGGTCCACCGCTGCTTGGCCATCATGCGGCGGTAGTAGGCCGCCAAgatctcggcgtcggagggcGGGACCCAATCCGGGTCTTGCCCGGAGTTGCCGTGGCCCATGTGCCGCAGGATGTCGGAGAGTCTCGCGGTGCGCTTGAGgagggagacggcggcgcagtgcATGCCGGCGGTGCCGAACGATGTGGTCTTGACGGTGCGTTGGCGGAGGGTGACGGCGTCCGgagcctcgacgacgacgctgcGCGTCGGGACGGGGAGAGGCTGATTGTTAGTTCCTCGAGGTTTGAAAGGTCGCGGGGTTGTTTTTTGTGATAGCGTTATCAGTGTTGGGGTTGGGTggtcgcacccgccgccgtggctgCCCTCGGGGACGGTTATCTCGCATcgaagcgccgcggcgtcgtttcCCGCGCTCTTATGGTTagacgcgaggacgccgagccgctcctccgcgaaAGCCCGGGGATTCGCCTTGCCGGAGTTCGAAAGGATGGCGACCACGTTCCCGCGCGTTGGCGCCATGTCGTCGCTTTTGGTTTTTTCTGCCAGGCTGCGCTCGCTAGAACCTTCGAGGATCAGGACGTATCCGCGGCGTTCTGAGCCGACGCGTACCGCCGGGGCGGTGAGACGAGGTCGtatggacgcgcgcgcgaggcggagtgGCTCGCCGATACGACGGCTCGAGTCGCACCGAGCGGCGGCTCTGACGTCTCAAATGTGGAGAGAACATTCATCATCGGGACGTCTTTTGGAACGACGGTCAGTCCCAGCTTTTGTCAGTCCCTTTTTGGAACTTTCCTTTTTGGAACCTTGGAAAGGTCGCCCCAGCAGATCGTCTTGCCGCGACTCCACGCAGCAGGCTGAGACTGAGTCAGCAAGCGGCACCCTGTCCTTCACTTCGGCCGgggcgagcgccccgcgggAGAGTAAGAGGCCGAGGCACGAtccgagcaccgccgccatggtgagtcacgcgcgaggcggttACCCGCGATGCCCGCTCGCACCCGCCGGCGTTCCACCCGCCGGCGtgccacccgcgcgcgcgccgcgaccccgcctCGTGACGATCACGGAGCCTTAGGGTAAAAAAGAAAACCGACGCGTCTGACCGATCGCCTCCCCTCCTTTCCGCTCGCAGGGActcacggcgtcgagcctgAACCTGACACAGTACGATGTCGAGGAGGTGCAGGAGCACTGCGGCGGCAAGTTCAACAGCCGCGAGATCCAGTGCCTTTACAAGCGCTTCCGAACGCTGGACAAGCGGCACAAGGGGTACATCAGCGAGGACGAGCTGATGTCCATACCCGAGCTCGCCATCTCGCCcttggcgccgcgggtcacgCAGGTGTTCCAGAACCTGAACTTCAAGGACTTCTGCagggtgctcgcggcgatgagcgatAGGGCGACAAGGGAGGACAAGCTGGACTTCATGTTCAGGGTGAGCGCCGATCTCCTGGTTTATTTTtggccatcgccgtcgccgcgtcgtcttcATCCCGCCCGACACTGACTCTCCGTGCGCCCGACTCCCAATCCCTCGACCGACGCAGGTGTACGACGTGGACAGGGACGGATACATCTCGTTCTCCGACCTGGAGACGATCGTGAAGCACCTGGTGGGCTCGTCTCTGAACGAGGAACAGGTTGGCGAGCTCATCACCCGCGCCATGGGagagctcgcggagctgcggAAAAAAACCGGAGTTGggaggggcggcgacgacgggcggtcCTCGCCTTCGTTGGGCGGCGGGATCACGTTCGACGAGTTCAGGGTGATCATGAAGGGGAACACCAAGCTGCCCACGGTCAAGGTGCCCGTCGGCTTCGACTGAGAGACCCCCCGGGGTGGCAGTAGCGCGCGTGTCGACACCGCGATGATAGACTAATCTATTCTTTCCAAGAGTTGAAAACCTCGTCCTCGGTTGCGACCCCATCTCCACCGATCAGTGTCGCGAGCccggaccgcggcggagacgcgatGCCGCCTAAGAAGAAGCGAGGTTTACCCCCCGGCGCGCTGCACCACGTGGAGCGGAAGCATTTCAAGGTCCTGTTCTGCGGCAAGGAGTTCCCCGCGGGAGCCGAGGAGACCCgcaaggcgctcgagaagCACGATGCGGTGGGCAACTGCGAGTTTCGTttcgtcgcgtgcgcgcgcgagcaggtGGCGACGgagatcgtcgacgcggacgtggcggTGCCCCTGATGACCAAGATCGACGAGACCCTTCTGGCGAAGGCGCCGATCCTGAAGCTGGTGCTGCAGTTCGGCGTCGGCttggagggcgtcgacgaggaggcgtgCACCAAGCGGGGCATCCTCCTGGCCCGGATCCCGTCGGAGAAGACGGGCAACGCGGACAGcaccgcggagatggcggtgtttctcctcctcgccgggcttCGCAGGGTGAACCAGCTGGCGAAATCGCTGACGGATCGCAGGCTGGGCGAGCCCGTCACGGTTCAGCTCAAAGGCAAGACGGTGACCATCGTGGGGTGGGGACACATCGGCAAGGAGGTGGCCAGGCGCCTGCGCGCGTTCGGGTGCAAACTTCAGGCGGTGCGCAAGTCGGAGTGGCCCAAGGAGGAGTGGGACTTTCTCCTCTACGACGAGGGAGTCAGGCCGCTGGACGACGTCAAGTGGATCAAAaactccgacgccgtcgtcctgtGCTGCAACCAGACCAAGGAGAACATGGGCATGATAAACGACGAGTTCATCGGACACATGAAACCGGGCGCCGTGCTGGTGAACATCGCCAGGGGCGGTTTGTTCAACAGGGAAcacgtcctcgcggcgctcgacgacggacggCTGGGGTACCTGGCGTCCGACGTGGCGTGGCAGGAACCGGTGGACCCGAGCGACCCGCTGGTGGCGCACGAACGAGCGTACTTTACACCGCACGTGGG
This genomic interval from Micromonas commoda chromosome 13, complete sequence contains the following:
- a CDS encoding predicted protein; amino-acid sequence: MESPSGQEQAPGAKRQRKGKNTEPPNEDPDFTHCCIYNVSHADLVVWLNWFSQKDDAACANPRTDGHNLDFMDTKIDTGPNKAGDFVEAKSGRMMLQRSLCRPKFSCQSAPFHEELRAYENHGTSAVACFPLLTVTLHKWLTGFNTKTPEEALRAAAAAAAANHRQPRASQSHQWPGPSLATSPEHTPARRPSANELRGPSSPPREPKIRRVVYLVTGFGDPVEESHSPEANSTAATARLMKLFINLTHPNVEVKLVDSGAGVFRYDENVRFLQTNLRPALERERDAVARRWGEEWPNRFKLTMALCGGAPARLQALTAAFRDMQPYLLHVWRLKTFWHQGLLRRDDVDMQRWEQAEGAPPTRSTPDALRSFFAPGGLTRHEQKVADEDARLVTGMVQEMKKHRDVFLSMSHSKHELGEFWLRKTQKPVLAVLCVRRRRDGPDDAAHGDAKPQYFRGVNLEVSMPTGSLCSERNAIGNALASDPALRRKDLFGIAVLSLGKGDIGATSGGGVGGGAMSRESSFVNLAQLAAGNGGDDLSLCRPVTGGGGGRGDLNPLKPCGACKEWLLKIAEVNPGFKVLMFGDVSCDDVYIKNVSQC
- a CDS encoding predicted protein, with product MSLASSSVTILPRVHVAARATRRASPVTNAPGRIIVRSGVTFDPLRVLARRRASPRALAIRASASEPPASNTRRPASELERIAGDDSSAPWWKGAAKGAAAFALAASLVLAAPSDALAARSSGRMGGSSFRAAAPSRSYSSPSSSYSSSSTMSAGPSMTSRSMIAPTIFVPMGGYGYGMGMGYGFGNIVSLAFIAIVLMAFLDNIKNMFGGDGIQLGGDAIAVVKVQIGLLGMARDLQLDLEKIADKADTSTTEGLHYVLEETVLALLRNPEYCVYGYATSASARGPEEAEDTFNEFSMDERGKLAEETLVNVNSRKRSTSAVKTGKDEDGGINEYILVTIIAACDGGLKLPAVTDSAELRTALKRVGAIRADALQAVEVIWTPQEEGDTLTEEELLADYPTLNVL
- a CDS encoding predicted protein codes for the protein MPPKKKRGLPPGALHHVERKHFKVLFCGKEFPAGAEETRKALEKHDAVGNCEFRFVACAREQVATEIVDADVAVPLMTKIDETLLAKAPILKLVLQFGVGLEGVDEEACTKRGILLARIPSEKTGNADSTAEMAVFLLLAGLRRVNQLAKSLTDRRLGEPVTVQLKGKTVTIVGWGHIGKEVARRLRAFGCKLQAVRKSEWPKEEWDFLLYDEGVRPLDDVKWIKNSDAVVLCCNQTKENMGMINDEFIGHMKPGAVLVNIARGGLFNREHVLAALDDGRLGYLASDVAWQEPVDPSDPLVAHERAYFTPHVGGVTDTSYATMGAIVAKACASLQADPWMGESCVVGISPELRYMVDEIMIVNANLPAFPGITGPCVDFEQCRKRCRC
- a CDS encoding predicted protein, whose protein sequence is MGLTASSLNLTQYDVEEVQEHCGGKFNSREIQCLYKRFRTLDKRHKGYISEDELMSIPELAISPLAPRVTQVFQNLNFKDFCRVLAAMSDRATREDKLDFMFRVYDVDRDGYISFSDLETIVKHLVGSSLNEEQVGELITRAMGELAELRKKTGVGRGGDDGRSSPSLGGGITFDEFRVIMKGNTKLPTVKVPVGFD
- a CDS encoding predicted protein → MHCAAVSLLKRTARLSDILRHMGHGNSGQDPDWVPPSDAEILAAYYRRMMAKQRWTKAQAALTSIRAMQGGLLGALGGGAAQKAKAFPAFGAIPGAEPKPPPPPPPPPPRPVTPEDPDSPRSHSPTPFVVVKPRRASITELTSGARAKAQASATMGRMPKEKDVRRMLREFAGDWFVVFVDTKFDMILAAMSGECTSEVFAAVGGDGTLYFGTDRASMPSDDDDAEVVQFPRSTYFCGRCSPSSRLVFKRFTARLSSSVETTPSTTPLTTPERSLPVSPEPPEEEVVSLSLEDGAGAGPVVEGKAPPMPTVVAKPETGTSSA